In the genome of Bremerella sp. P1, the window CAGGCACGCCAGGACGAGACGCGGCTAGAACATGATCATCCACGTCTGGTTGCCAGTCACCATTTTCCCCCTTGGTCGCGAACTCGATTCGCTTTTCCACTGCCCGGACCGAATCGAGGTATTCGTCCATCTTAAATTGGTCGTCACGACCAAGCTTGGGGCGGAGACGCCGCGCATCCTCCAACACATAGTCTAGTAAGTTACGATAAGACTCTGCCTTGGCGGAATCGGGAGTTAGCGTCTTCCCGAACAAGCGTTCGTAGACGAGACGTGGATTGATCTCCTTGGCCACTGGTCGAGTCGGAGATTGCCACGAGATGTGCGAACCATACAGTCTCGTATAACCGACGTTGCTATCAATTCCGCTAATCACCGGTTCGGTCCCGAGCTCCAGCGAGGGCAGGGGAGTGAACTGGCCGGTATGCTGGGCCATCAACTGGTCGACCGAGATTCCCCCGCTACTGATATCCTTGCCGGTTGTCTTGGTAACCGGCATACCAGTCAGGAAGTTTGCCGTCTTCGCGTAGTGACCATCTCCACCGTGACTGTGCTTCTTATCGAGCCCCGTCAATACAAGTACATCCTTACGCACGTCTGCCAGTGGCTTCAGCGATGGGGTGAGCTCGTAATTGTCGCCCGACTCTTTCGGGATCCAATCTTTCTCCCAGACCCCATTAGGAAAGTACAGAAACGCAGAACGCACCGGTGGACCGCTGGCTTCGGCCGCCCTGGCAACTCTTGGGGCAAGCGACGGCATCCACGGCAAACTTAGCGCAACACCGCATCCTTGCAGGAAACGACGACGCGAAAGAGTCTTGGCGGATTGAATATGTTTTCTCATGGCAACCGTTCCGGTCAGTGAAAATCTCTGCTCTTACTTGTCTGATTTGAAGTAGCGATGCTGAAAAGGAAAGGACAAGGCGATCTCTTCGATCAGGACCGCGGCCTTCAAATCGTTTTCTTTCAGCGTCTTCAAACAGTGATCAACAACACAGTTGTCAAACTTGTTCAGCTTCCGACCATAAGCAAATCCGATCAGCTTACGGACGAAATGCTTCTGGAATTCGCCACTCCGCTTCAGTATTACTGTTTTCAATTCTTCCGGTCCGCTGAACTGGTCTCCAGAAGGAAGCTTTCCGGCAGCGTCAATGGGTTGTCCATTGTCGCTTTCTCGCCAGCGTCCGATTCCATCGAAATTCTCCAAACCAAATCCCAGAGGGTCCATCCGGTTATGACAGCTGGCACATTCGGCTTTCTGGCGATGTACCTCCAGACGCTCGCGCAGCGTCAGGTTTTTGCCTTCTTCATGCGACTCTTCCAACGCCGGAACATTCGGGGGCGGAGGTGGAACACGTGATCCTAAGACCTCTTCGAGAATCCACCTTCCTCGCAGCACCGGGCTAGTACGACGAGGGTATGAGGCTGAAGTCAGTACACTGGCCATCGTCATCACGCCCCCGCGTTGTCGGTTGGGCAATTCAACACGCTGCCAACCGGCTCCGTCGGAGATCGACAGTCCGTAGTATTCAGCCAGACGCGCATTGGCGTAGATGTACTGGGCATCGACCAACCTGGTCAAAGGCTCATCTTCCCGAAAGACATTCGCAACGGTGAGGATGGCCTCTTCAAGCATGTCGGCAGCCAATGCGTCGCCAAACTGAGGAAAAACCTCTTCATCGGGGCGCGGCCCATTGCCGAACTCTCGTAGCCCCAGCCACTGCAGCCCGAAGTTCTCGCCTAGTGCAACTGCTTTGGGGTCCACCAACATTCGGCGTACTTCTTGGCGAAGTACAATCTCGTCAAATAGCTTTTCTTCGTCCGCCAGTTCCAATAGATGCTGGTCAGGAATCGATGACCAAATCAAAAGGGCCAGGCGTGTTGCCAGTTGATGGGCCGTGATTCGCTGAACGCCGCCACCGGCTGGTTCCGATTCGACAACAAACAGAAAATGAGGCGAGATCAAAACTGCTTTGAGCGGTTCCCGCAGTGCTGACACAAATGCATGCCCCCGGGTGAACGCAGCATCATAAATGGTGAGCAGCCGTTCCAATTCTTCCTCCGCGACCGGCCGGCGCCATGCTCGCCGGGCAAACCGCTCGATACAGTGCTTCGCAGCTTCACGAAGTTCAACATCGGACTTGGGATCATTCTTTTCGTCCATCCCCGAGAGTATCAATGCTCTCGCGTTGACCACTTCCGTCGACGCACTCTCTTGTTTGTCGGGAAGCGCGGTTTCGATGATTCGATCAGCTGCGACCAGGTAAGCCTCCAAATGAATCGGGGATGTGAACAATGAATCGCCGACGGTATCAAAGCCTTCGCCACCAGCGCCGTCGGATGGAGGAAGCTCGTCTGGCTTCAACTCCAAGCCGACGAGGTCCCTAATTGCGTTACGATATTCGGTCCGCGTCAAGCGACGACTCATCACGTGGCCGCGATACCAGGCTTGGGTTTCGTCGGATGCAAGCTGATTACAAAGATCTTGATCTGGTCGCGAGTCAAGCCATCCGTAAAAAGCCCCTTTCTGCGGGTCGGTCAGTCCGGGACTACCCTCCGGTGGCATTTCGTTTTGCCGGATTCTTCTGGCAACGCGTTCCCAAACGTCGCCGGCTTTCGCCGCAACATCACCGCTGGTGAAACGACTCAGGTCGAATTCCCCATCCGCGTCTTTTCCGCTGTGGCAGTCGATACATCGCGATTGAATTATCGGCAGGATATCCTTTGCATAAAGCTGCCCCCACTTCGACATTTCGGGCGAAAGCTCATCCGCCAGACAGGCTGGGCACTCCCACACGACGAACGTACTGAGCAGCATTATCGTGCAAAGAACGTATCGCGAATCGCTAACGCGCTGTAAGAGTCGTTGCATCGGCAGGAGCCTAAGGGCGGGGAAAACAAGAGGCAGGACTCTTAATCGTATCTCACGGATTGGATTTAGGCCAGATCGTTTACCAAGTCCATGCGGCGTATCCCTTTGCGTCGTCCTGCGAATTTGGGCTAGTGCCCCTGCATAGACCACGAATAGATCGCGATTCGACCTTCCTTTTGCACGATTCCGAACTGTTCCGGTGCATTACCAGTGATTACCTGACGCACGGGTTTTCCTAACTGAAGCTCTCCGACCAATTCCATTTTGCTATTTCGCGTCGAATAAATCTGACAGGCCTGATCCGAAGCGGCGATTACGTTGCCCCCGCGTGTAAATGCCAGGTAAGGGCTGCTAAGCTCGGTCGCAAAATCGAACTCACGTCCATCGAAGTAGTCATCCCAATAGATCCGCGCGCCTTGTTCCAATGAAACAAGCAGACGCGGACGTGTGTTGGGATACGAGCCGACAATGCGATGAATCGGTTGATCCAAAGTCACCGAACGGGTCGTGTGGTGATCATGAAACACCAGTTCGCTACCCAGACCAAGGAAAACGTGTTTCGACGTGGCATGCATCGGACAGGCCCTTGTTGGTGCCTCGATGAACATCATCAACTGCTGGATGTACTCATTAAGCGAAACCGTGCTAACAAGCTTTTCGTTCTGATCGGTAGCCGTGAGCGCAAACCCATCCTGAGATCTTTGGGCCGACCATCGTATTCCATGAGACGTGAGACTCGCTCCCAGCGTATCGATACCCATACTCGCGAGTTTCGTATCGAAGGGAATTCGGTCTTCCTGTGGAAACGTCACCGTAGGCGGCACGAGGTGATTGCCAAGCAGCGTGTTAAAGAACACGCGATTGGGTCGATTCGGGTCCGCAGCGAACGCATAGAAGCTTTCGGGGCGGACGGGAAGGTTCTTCCATTCTTTCAACGTTTGAGAACCATCCTCCCATGCCATACGAAAGATCCGCAGATGCCCACTCGCTTGGTTCTGAACAGCCTGAAAAATCACGTTGGCCGAAACAGCGGATGCAACTGACTCGCATTCCGGCGTAGTCCGCTGGAGTTCAATCATCCGTTCGAAGCAGACACGAACCATATTCTGTAATCTTGGTGTCGATTTCGGAGCTTTTTTCTTCTTTTGCTGGCTGAATCGCAAGCAGTCTCGGGCATGCAGGCGATCGTCTGGTTCTAGCCGTCTTACGGCCTGGAGGATTCGACTCCGGTCGATGATTCCTGACTGAGTTAGTAGTTTCGAAGCTACCACGCGCGTACCATCGGAGGCCAGTTGCTTCACGCTTCGATTAGGATAGTTGGTCGCGTTATCCGACAGCGTCTCGACCAACGCTACTTGAGTCTGTGGTGGCGGAAAGCCCCTTTGTAGAGCGTTAATCGTTTCCTTGGCTTCCTCGTGAAATCCATGTCGCTGATAGAGGGCAAACAACTGCCGGAGACTACTGTTAGCTTGATTGCTATGAGGCCAGGCTTCCTCCAGGGATGCAATGGCTCGAGGAATGTCGCTAATTTTGTTCTCAAGCAGATCCGCGGCTCCCAGGAAGTCGCGTCGATCACGACATTCAATCACTGCGTTCTCATAACACTCGGACGCTTCCTTCTCTTGTTCCAGCTGACGAAACAAGTCGCCTGCTTTCTCAAACTGCTTCAGTTCCAGATGCAGTTCGATCGCCTCGGTCCAAAAGCCTCCGTGTTCCAGGCACTCTGCTGCCTGACGTGGGTTGTTGAGCTTATCTTTGTAGAGCAGCGCCGCTTCACGCCAATGCTTTCCTTGTTTGAGTACGTCGGCGGCCGCACCGAAGTCGGCAAGTAGTTCCGCGAAAATGTACGCAGCCCGGCGATAGCGGCCCAGGCCGATCTCGCGATTGGCTAGTTCGCGGTATTTTTGGATCAATTCCTGTTGTCGCTGATAGGACAAATCCCAGTGGTCGGCCGGTCCTCCACCTCCCAGGCCCCCGAAGCTGAAACTCGGATTGCGCTGGCGCAGGTGACTCGAAGGTGTTGCCATACCACGATGAGCCTCCCCACCAATTGGCAATGCCCACTTGAGCCCCTCGTCAGGATTCATCTCCAAGAGGTTCATCAGGCGATTAATCTCTTTTTCCCGTTCCGAGAGGACAGCCTCGTTTAGATGTTCGAGCCGCTGCCGAGTCCACTCTTTGAGTTGGTCTAGCCAGCTTTCGCCAGTTCCGCCTGTCGCGCCGCTACCACCTATGCCGCCGGTCCCGCCACCGGCAACGCCACTACCCAATCCTAAATGGCGTCCGACGAACTCACCTGCTGCCGATGCCATATTCAAGCCAGCACCAAAGATCGAAAGTCCAACGCGGCCAAGCGAGTTACCGACGCCCGGTTTCGGTTCGCCCTCTTGGGGTGGAATCTTATCGCTGCTCTGTCCCTTGGTTCCAATCCCATCTTGGCCCTGTTCGAGAACCATCTCCATGGTTGGGGGCGTCGACGGATAGATCGATGTCAGGCGTGTGGGCAAGTGTAAGCCTGGCCGTCCACTTAGGAATTCGGTCGACTCCACTGGTCGATATTTGATCAAGTCAGCCAAGGTCAGCACTTCGTCTGGCTCAAAGGCGATAAGCCCGGCCTGCGGATGCCAGACATACTGCCGAGAAGCGGACAATAGTTCATCGAGTTCGATCGTCGTAGCCTCGGAGCTTAGACGTGACTGAGCTGGGACCATCAATCGGTCCGTAAGATGGGTATATCGCAGACACCTTTTAGGCCAAGTGTTATGCACGACGCGGGGGCCCACGAGGACGGCTCCGATTGGTTCACGTCGCTGCGTGGAATGTGGGACCGGCAAAATGCGAATCGCTAGCTGAGTTCCCGGAATGAAACCTTCCAACACGGCGTTGATCCAATCGCGCACATCATGGCTAGCCACGTACCAACAAGTGGTCGGACGCTCGACGTGTGCGGAGAATTCCAGACGTAGTACGGCATGCATTAGATCAACTGCTCCAGGAATCCGAGTATTACCTTCTCGAATATCACCTCATCTGCCTTCTGATTGGCACGCTTCTGCGTAAAGTAATGGGCCCCCCACAGCCGCCCATCCGACACCCAGCCTGCAATAGCTCCGTCGGTCAACGCGATCGTCACTTCGGGGACCGATCGATCGGCCGACCGCAAATGCAACAAACCTCGGCTATCCAGGAATGCTTCGCTTCCATCGTCCCAGGCGGCCCAACTAAGCTGAAAACCAATTTCACGAATCTCAAGCGGTGTGAATGGACGCTTCAGATGTGTTTCTGTCGTCATCGACTCGCGTGGAAACCGCAGATGAACGGCTCCATAAGTAATGTCCAATACCATCCTTTGACCGCGCCGCGTGATTAGTCCAAGTCGTTTCTGGCCCAGCTCACTTTCGCATACTTGAATATCGGTAAAGCGATGCC includes:
- a CDS encoding DUF1588 domain-containing protein, whose translation is MQRLLQRVSDSRYVLCTIMLLSTFVVWECPACLADELSPEMSKWGQLYAKDILPIIQSRCIDCHSGKDADGEFDLSRFTSGDVAAKAGDVWERVARRIRQNEMPPEGSPGLTDPQKGAFYGWLDSRPDQDLCNQLASDETQAWYRGHVMSRRLTRTEYRNAIRDLVGLELKPDELPPSDGAGGEGFDTVGDSLFTSPIHLEAYLVAADRIIETALPDKQESASTEVVNARALILSGMDEKNDPKSDVELREAAKHCIERFARRAWRRPVAEEELERLLTIYDAAFTRGHAFVSALREPLKAVLISPHFLFVVESEPAGGGVQRITAHQLATRLALLIWSSIPDQHLLELADEEKLFDEIVLRQEVRRMLVDPKAVALGENFGLQWLGLREFGNGPRPDEEVFPQFGDALAADMLEEAILTVANVFREDEPLTRLVDAQYIYANARLAEYYGLSISDGAGWQRVELPNRQRGGVMTMASVLTSASYPRRTSPVLRGRWILEEVLGSRVPPPPPNVPALEESHEEGKNLTLRERLEVHRQKAECASCHNRMDPLGFGLENFDGIGRWRESDNGQPIDAAGKLPSGDQFSGPEELKTVILKRSGEFQKHFVRKLIGFAYGRKLNKFDNCVVDHCLKTLKENDLKAAVLIEEIALSFPFQHRYFKSDK
- a CDS encoding DUF1552 domain-containing protein, producing MRKHIQSAKTLSRRRFLQGCGVALSLPWMPSLAPRVARAAEASGPPVRSAFLYFPNGVWEKDWIPKESGDNYELTPSLKPLADVRKDVLVLTGLDKKHSHGGDGHYAKTANFLTGMPVTKTTGKDISSGGISVDQLMAQHTGQFTPLPSLELGTEPVISGIDSNVGYTRLYGSHISWQSPTRPVAKEINPRLVYERLFGKTLTPDSAKAESYRNLLDYVLEDARRLRPKLGRDDQFKMDEYLDSVRAVEKRIEFATKGENGDWQPDVDDHVLAASRPGVPGDFREHISIMLDLIVLAFQTDSTRVASLMFANDVSGRNFSFLDGVRGGHHELSHHENKKEKIEQYQRINRWHVEQFAQMLTKLRSIKEGDGTLLDNCMILFGSSMSDGNRHDPDNLPILLGGRGGQSLNSGRHLPAEGQVPLCNLYHAMLDRMGVEVEAFGDSTGPLKDLA